A window of Pseudophryne corroboree isolate aPseCor3 chromosome 1, aPseCor3.hap2, whole genome shotgun sequence genomic DNA:
cagagggggaaacaaaagaaaaacgggtgaaagaaacaggtcatgaaattcatttgcaatccttatcataacactggggtaaatttactaagattcgtaattctcccgatttggtgggagaataatcacgaatgacatcgaaagtgtaaaactgcaactttttgaatttgttacgacggatttactaagctgtcgtattcgtattttttgttttgtccgatgtcgatgtcattcgtggttttctggtgtagaatgcggccgatttgggtgttttgcggccgtgtttttagtttattttacgactgcgtcacatgtctgttacggcagtgattttgatgttgcggccgcgtttttagtcctaagtttcgtttttgtcacgcgtccgtgattggttgtattcgtgatggaggagtgtctgtgcacattactataaaaccgccccaaacacaccgcacctcgtgggtttagctagtggagaggagagaggaaggtgtatttggagttggtgagtttggtggagtttttggtggatttggtgcggagttttgtgattgttgagtgctgtactgtgtgtgtaagtagtcttgtcatatttgtagtattgttttttcacagtttgtaaacttttttgtccttgttttttttttatagtcttttgtcattgtttgtgagtgagtgagcgtgtgtgttggctgtgtggtgtgtagtagtagtagtggaggagtgtgttttctgtattgatttttctgtgttttgtgttgtttgtcctcatgtctgactcagaggtcagtgtggtggaggaggttagtgagagggaggcggttagtgaggtggaggctgttagtgaggtggaggaggtgagtgaggaggagggggttagtgagagggaggaggttagtgaggaggaggaggagggggtgcctgttgctgcattctccagtgagagtgatggtgctgtggctccgcagccacgcaccactaccaagactggcaggaatattaagttcagctatgctgaaaacatggcgttggtgcgtgagctgatgaagcaccatcggcaattgtttgggcaggatgctgccaaggtgtcctcccgcaggaagtctgtcctgtgggggcaagtaatagttgccgtaaatagtgagggtgtggtgaggcggactgaggacacgtgtcgcaagaggttctatgacataaagcgccgtgtcaaggccaagatggccaaagaggctaaatcagcacgcaaaaccgggggtggcccccctttccgggccacctatcgggagtgggaggagcctgtgcgggcactgattccagcagaagtggtgtctgcaactcatgtccgggattcggaccgacccacgcaggatggtgagtttgataaATCGAAATTATATTTTAAAGTGTGCAAAATGATAATGGTAGagaaattatttttaaaaagtatgcatacattgttggtcatgtattgcaggcctatgcacccttatgctgtttttgtgtttttaaactgcatttcccatcttgccttggctgtatttttttaaatttataatgcaaaatcaggtgcagtgcatgctggtatgtgtagttgcaataattaatatgagatcttgcttggacatagctgttgtatctaatagcagcttgttctgatgttttttttttaaaaaacaatttttaaataaacttttaatttacattttggctcaagttgcaagtaatcaatctatgcaatatctgacacataattcatcaatgtattttttttttttgtgcaacaccatgtacatttttaTATACATAACAAATTAAGGAATCACGGAGATCTTAAGCACAAATTAGTTTAATTTACAAtacgtacaagatggttacagtacactaaggctttgcagttagcatttttttacaaagtatggtcataatgtttttacaactttttcaacagtccgacagaccagcgggccagacaggccacagacaactcaggatgatgctgggattgcaggtaagaattcactgtagtcacatattctgcaaacacatagaagtacaaaatattaatgtttatatattctcataggttctgcttctgtaagccgccctcctctaaggcgcccatcacagggctcggggcacttacccaggaggccaagtaagacacggcgtcttgtctctgaatctgcggctccatcttccccacccaggcggcgcatttctgcagtctcaccccagccaccacaggcactattggcgagtccacagagtgatgagcccagatcacctcagttatctggtgagtcaaaacataaactaaacacatagcaaatcatctacacagtacagttactatgatgtgagttgtagttgagCTTACATGTTTGCCATACCaaacaatgtgatgttacgtcttaaaTTTTTAAAGGTGCAAAAGCAGAATTTATCAATATCTTAGTGGTTGCTATCGCCAACATCAAATTTAAAAATGAACAGACATTTGTTAAAATTTAGGCCACACACATGCACATAAAAATAACtggcttaaaataaaaaaacaacacccactccacaccattatagtgttcacacacctcccctgtcctgtatgTAGACTGCTTAGTTGCTCCGCTCCTCGGGaatatccaggtaagcagtctatatcctggacaggggaggtgacagaacactgtaatgctgtggaggggaggtagttaggtgaggattccgcaagtcagtctatgtgcacgcctgtgatggtatatatgtgtttgtaaacCAAATAAATTATTAGTTTAAAAACACaactcaaaatacaaaaataatggagtattatgaatgtcgaaatgtttagaactagcaaaaatattatttgtaaagtaaacagtgcatgttgtccaccccatacagagccaagcttgatgcccgacgtggaccagcagggacaagaccaacaggcaacattcacactgcaactaacacctgttgacccgagccagccaatacagccgcaggatatcccccaagcctccatgagtccccAACTGGTACAAGCTCCACCCCAACCACAAATTCcagatgacttttggtccagttggacaagccaacagacccaaagcaatgccagcctgaccgcacatacccaacaccttgccagtctgccccatcatctaccgcgcattagtcgcaactcgggcagactgattgtccaagtaggccgaatcgcaacatcgatggagcaaatacgggcagacaacaaccaaatgctggctcatttaacacgcatcattgatgagcaacagcgccagcaccaaacactcatacaactaatacagcacaaccaggttgtgaatgaatctttatccaggattgtagccagccacactgcaaccaacacacaactgaatgccagcataaataatttgagcaacaacataacattgatggcagcacaacaagtgacctccagctctggaaccacgacccctagccaaacgccagtaacctcccctgttcggcgatcctcctgagcacgtgccagtgagccagcacaaagcacagcacccagcacacacaagcgaaaaaaataataCATCAAAAACTTTTGAGTAACGCAATAAAAAATTtgttttgacaaacacacaacttcctgtgtccgtctcaaacattgtagaagctgctatgtatgtatgtatgtttttatggggtaatgaatgacaacgtattgataacataaactaactacaatgtacacaccactataaacaacaaacagtaagtaacaaaacacacaattgtttgtattgcaaagtgtttagtcaaggataattacatccaaCAAAAACTTACCCGAAAAATACCGatgaatcacttcttgccgtacctgcctccctacatatgtactcacactgtcaccagatgtttctaactcctctgcttgctgactgctttctccctcatcatgtgccagatgttgacttaaacacagattatggagaaaacagcagcagaacacaattctagtcacctttgagggactatacaacaaaaggcctgcagatttatccagacaccgaaaccgtgatttcagcagaccaaaacatctttctatcacattccgcgtagccttatgtgcatgattgtaactgtgttcagcaggagaatcaggttgggacaatggagtaaggagccaagagtagcagccgtaaccaccatcacctgaaaaacagatatagtcaacattagtacatgtgtaagaTTATTCATTACCCTAGTCAAAAATagagtttgttgttaaaagacatacacacaacacattttaaacatacccagcagccagccatcaggcatttgtccgtcctcaaatttatcgaagagcgatgactgactgaggatgaaggagtcatggcagccaccagggtaacctgcaacaacactcataatttttaattttgcatcacagaccacctggacattagtggattgggccatatgtctattagtatatatatattgacggcccctaggtgatctcagctgaacgtgtgtgcaatctatggcccccagcacattgggcatgcttgcaagctcatagaaagctaccctgacagcacgccactccgactcctgggtagggaagcagattgaggcattaatatgtggatccaagacatccaaaacctgagtggacattaaacaatctaaggtgagtgtcatgttaggtattctatacaatactgtgttgtaagagcttacagaagcaacacttagacataaccggctatgtattttttgactcacctgattcaaatatttagaaaaggttggctgtgag
This region includes:
- the LOC135056696 gene encoding uncharacterized protein LOC135056696, whose protein sequence is MPDVDQQGQDQQATFTLQLTPVDPSQPIQPQDIPQASMSPQLVQAPPQPQIPDDFWSSWTSQQTQSNASLTAHTQHLASLPHHLPRISRNSGRLIVQVGRIATSMEQIRADNNQMLAHLTRIIDEQQRQHQTLIQLIQHNQVVNESLSRIVASHTATNTQLNASINNLSNNITLMAAQQVTSSSGTTTPSQTPVTSPVRRSS